In Novipirellula galeiformis, one DNA window encodes the following:
- a CDS encoding glycosyltransferase family 2 protein, giving the protein MSTAPDVSIILCTYNRADMLRECVESLLNQRTDGEFTFEVVVVDNRSSDNTAELISEMQKTSPVTLRYVFESTPGQVHARHRGFDEAQGEWFANFDDDEVAEPEWVLAMLRLAREKNIRSVGGLLWLRLPPDCDRQLHPRVRRILGESVTWPEPRPYTRRQGPGSGTQLIHRNVLEEVGRYDVSQSLRGYDTDLYRRMWEAGIESWFAPESVAWHVTPPVRLTYKYLHETCFHDGFTFCRRDLNHYGKLRGFGIMLLRVANAGLRHAPQAALAKCLGKHETTLAHWLMLVRAEGYARCYLHVVVPRMFPQRRTLSKYGLL; this is encoded by the coding sequence ATGTCCACTGCTCCCGACGTTTCCATCATTCTTTGCACCTACAATCGCGCCGACATGCTGCGTGAATGTGTGGAGAGTTTGCTGAATCAACGCACCGACGGCGAGTTCACCTTCGAAGTCGTCGTCGTCGATAATCGCTCGTCTGATAACACCGCAGAGCTGATCTCCGAGATGCAAAAGACATCTCCGGTAACGTTGCGATACGTTTTCGAATCGACGCCTGGGCAAGTGCATGCCCGCCATCGCGGATTCGATGAGGCGCAGGGTGAGTGGTTTGCAAACTTTGATGATGATGAGGTTGCGGAACCAGAATGGGTGTTGGCGATGTTGCGACTCGCACGGGAAAAGAATATCCGCAGCGTCGGCGGTTTGCTGTGGTTGCGATTGCCGCCCGATTGTGATCGCCAGCTTCACCCTCGTGTCCGGCGGATCCTTGGCGAGAGCGTGACGTGGCCCGAGCCACGCCCCTACACGCGTCGCCAAGGGCCCGGTTCGGGGACCCAGTTGATCCACCGCAACGTGCTCGAAGAGGTGGGGCGTTACGATGTATCGCAAAGTCTTCGTGGTTATGACACCGACCTTTATCGGCGGATGTGGGAAGCGGGCATCGAAAGCTGGTTCGCACCAGAATCGGTAGCATGGCATGTCACCCCACCGGTTCGATTGACCTACAAGTATCTGCATGAGACCTGTTTTCACGACGGTTTTACGTTCTGTCGACGCGATCTCAACCACTATGGCAAGCTACGGGGATTCGGCATCATGTTGCTGCGAGTCGCCAATGCGGGGCTGCGTCACGCGCCTCAGGCGGCGTTGGCAAAATGTTTGGGTAAGCATGAAACCACGCTTGCCCATTGGTTAATGCTGGTCCGCGCCGAGGGCTACGCACGCTGCTATCTCCATGTGGTCGTTCCACGCATGTTTCCACAGCGACGTACGCTCAGCAAATACGGTTTGCTATAG
- a CDS encoding GNAT family N-acetyltransferase codes for MKKWTTTRIDDLAPSSLAAWRGLLERAPHYESPYFAPEYVQFVGILLPNIEVAMMEQAGEVQVILPFERVEGKFAIPVGRMVADYQGAIYPEGFDFDVVEMLRALKLRKWKFDHLFPAEGPFEKWCWTDWTSPQIEVHGGREAFLERLYGSHKNIRRNMIKAERKLARDVGELQVNFDSRDDAQLKQLLDWKCSQYEVAGRQHPFRIDWVREFIFGAMHLDSPHFRGNLSVVSAGDIPIAMEYSLHSHQVSHVLISAYDIEYAKYSPGLVCCFQHLCACAEHGFNVVDLGKGLEDYKQRLVTRAPRLREGCVDLFSPRRIFEHSVQQSRYRFLRSRWSPPVKRFARTTASVLPSIRRLLLMR; via the coding sequence GTGAAGAAATGGACGACGACTCGCATTGACGATTTGGCTCCCTCCTCGCTGGCCGCTTGGCGGGGGCTACTGGAACGGGCTCCCCACTACGAAAGTCCGTACTTTGCCCCGGAGTACGTTCAGTTCGTAGGAATCCTGTTGCCGAACATCGAGGTTGCGATGATGGAACAGGCGGGCGAGGTGCAAGTGATTCTGCCCTTTGAGCGAGTCGAGGGTAAATTTGCGATTCCGGTGGGGCGGATGGTCGCGGACTACCAAGGCGCCATTTACCCCGAGGGATTCGATTTTGATGTGGTCGAGATGCTGCGCGCATTGAAGCTACGGAAATGGAAGTTCGATCATCTGTTTCCGGCCGAGGGGCCTTTCGAAAAGTGGTGTTGGACCGATTGGACTTCGCCGCAAATTGAGGTCCATGGAGGACGAGAGGCCTTCCTTGAACGACTTTACGGATCGCACAAGAATATTCGTCGCAACATGATCAAGGCTGAGCGGAAATTGGCTCGCGATGTGGGAGAGTTGCAGGTCAATTTTGATTCTCGCGACGACGCTCAACTCAAACAATTACTCGATTGGAAGTGTTCCCAGTATGAGGTTGCTGGACGTCAGCATCCGTTTCGGATCGATTGGGTTCGGGAATTTATCTTTGGGGCGATGCACTTGGATTCGCCCCATTTTCGTGGCAACTTGTCGGTGGTTAGTGCTGGTGACATTCCAATTGCGATGGAGTACTCATTGCACTCTCATCAGGTGTCTCATGTCTTAATCAGTGCTTATGACATCGAATATGCAAAATACTCCCCTGGATTGGTCTGTTGCTTCCAGCATTTATGTGCCTGTGCCGAGCATGGGTTCAACGTGGTGGACCTTGGAAAGGGGCTCGAGGACTATAAACAGCGGTTGGTGACGCGCGCTCCGCGGTTGCGCGAAGGTTGTGTGGATCTGTTTTCACCGCGGCGAATCTTCGAGCATTCGGTGCAGCAATCCCGCTACCGATTTTTACGTTCACGTTGGTCTCCTCCTGTGAAGCGATTTGCTCGCACCACCGCGTCGGTGCTGCCCTCGATACGTCGCCTTCTTTTGATGCGGTAA